The proteins below are encoded in one region of Akkermansiaceae bacterium:
- a CDS encoding PIG-L family deacetylase encodes MKGYITIVLVCYLNLSGSLTAALVTWSQPAGFTNTNQINTDGTLVEAKNLGGSSSVTMNGVSFSDASSVQYTSPGGIYYNVGNYTGSAITGLDLADTELLLDTLEFGSGDGNSAFTLTGLTPGKSYLVQVLLSRDQMNKTIDLGYADTVGGTEVYTVFAVPYGNTNASAQMATATFTANATSQELHFRSSSGFNAEVCALQLRQLPQFDQDGDQLPDAWERSYGLDPNDDGTIDFNHGADGDPDSDGSNNYEEYLRGTDPKDADSDNDLLLDGVETNTGTYGGASDTGTDPNDDDTDNDGLKDGYEVNTSLTDPTDYMDPDPYADADDDGMPNIWETNHGLDPADDGSIDPDNGYEGDPDGDGLPNGEEYFRSLPYHDGVAYTSYDPQVNEFTDHAWEQRPGKAHLMVIHAHPDDEGIFMGGLISYATQARKLNTVVVNMVSSRKANNPNTRETELRNACWAYGLRNHPINLRFMDHAQLNDRDNVISAWDAWDGDDADGVADANGNGIPDGREAGALAIASQIRRYRPEVVASHDLGGEYGHGAHQATGICAVDAYSMAADPTLEIDGLPPWQVKKLYLHRYGSNRLFHDYWQDVTVDTTGNGTPDKSPFQMANEGLDFHVSQGKPNVSTIYQTGEVPSDWAPHVSEEWGLHSTEVGLDTTVSVAFTEGTGSYDPSWAKGDFFENLSVFPDTDSDTLADAWEMDQFGSLSFGPAANTDGDPFSHAFEFVAGMNPNAPDADPLTLTSSYVQFTPPAASGPGYDGLTRRYRLWRSTDLGSWSVVAEGIANGSTITHALTGGSREFFKLEFILE; translated from the coding sequence ATGAAGGGTTACATCACTATTGTTTTGGTATGCTACTTGAACCTATCCGGATCGCTCACGGCAGCCTTGGTAACCTGGAGTCAGCCTGCGGGCTTCACTAACACCAATCAAATCAATACCGATGGCACTCTGGTGGAAGCGAAGAACCTCGGCGGTTCCTCCTCCGTCACAATGAACGGAGTCAGCTTCTCCGATGCCAGCAGCGTGCAATACACATCTCCCGGAGGCATTTACTACAATGTTGGAAATTACACCGGATCAGCCATCACCGGTCTCGACCTTGCCGATACCGAACTCTTGTTGGATACACTGGAATTTGGCTCCGGAGACGGCAACTCGGCCTTTACCCTTACTGGTCTTACTCCAGGCAAATCTTATCTGGTGCAAGTGCTGCTCTCCCGGGATCAGATGAATAAAACCATCGACCTGGGTTATGCAGATACTGTGGGAGGGACTGAAGTTTATACCGTGTTTGCGGTGCCCTATGGCAACACAAATGCGTCAGCCCAGATGGCAACAGCCACATTCACCGCCAATGCGACATCTCAGGAGCTTCATTTCCGGAGTTCGAGTGGCTTCAACGCAGAAGTCTGCGCCCTCCAGTTACGACAACTCCCGCAGTTCGATCAGGACGGGGACCAACTTCCGGACGCCTGGGAAAGATCCTACGGACTCGATCCCAATGACGACGGAACGATCGATTTCAACCATGGGGCCGACGGCGACCCCGACAGTGATGGATCTAACAACTACGAAGAATACCTGCGCGGCACTGACCCGAAGGATGCTGACTCAGACAATGATCTGCTGCTTGATGGTGTGGAAACAAATACGGGAACCTATGGCGGCGCATCGGATACCGGCACTGACCCCAACGATGATGACACGGATAATGACGGGCTCAAGGATGGGTATGAGGTGAACACCTCCCTGACCGACCCGACTGACTACATGGACCCCGACCCCTATGCTGATGCCGATGATGATGGCATGCCTAACATTTGGGAAACTAACCATGGGCTCGATCCCGCTGACGATGGCAGCATCGATCCTGACAACGGTTACGAAGGTGATCCGGACGGCGATGGACTTCCCAATGGTGAAGAGTATTTTCGCAGCCTCCCCTACCACGACGGCGTTGCATACACATCATACGACCCTCAGGTGAATGAATTCACGGATCATGCCTGGGAGCAGCGGCCAGGCAAAGCGCACCTGATGGTCATCCATGCCCACCCGGATGATGAAGGTATTTTCATGGGAGGCCTGATATCCTACGCTACCCAGGCCAGAAAGCTCAACACCGTGGTCGTCAATATGGTCAGCTCCCGCAAAGCCAACAACCCCAACACCCGGGAAACCGAGCTGCGCAATGCATGCTGGGCCTACGGATTACGCAATCATCCCATCAACCTCAGATTCATGGATCACGCTCAGCTCAACGACAGGGATAATGTCATTTCCGCATGGGATGCATGGGACGGGGATGATGCGGATGGCGTGGCTGATGCCAACGGCAACGGGATACCCGACGGTCGGGAAGCCGGAGCGCTTGCGATAGCAAGCCAGATCCGCCGTTACCGCCCCGAAGTTGTGGCATCGCACGATCTCGGGGGCGAGTATGGTCATGGTGCCCATCAGGCGACCGGGATCTGCGCCGTCGACGCTTACAGCATGGCTGCCGACCCCACACTGGAAATTGACGGACTCCCCCCCTGGCAGGTCAAAAAACTCTACCTCCATCGCTACGGCAGCAACCGCCTTTTCCATGATTACTGGCAGGACGTGACGGTGGACACAACGGGAAATGGCACCCCGGACAAGTCCCCCTTCCAGATGGCCAATGAGGGTCTTGACTTCCATGTCTCCCAAGGAAAGCCCAACGTCTCCACGATCTATCAGACGGGGGAGGTGCCATCTGATTGGGCTCCGCATGTGTCCGAGGAATGGGGACTTCACTCGACCGAAGTCGGGCTGGACACCACCGTGTCTGTCGCCTTCACAGAGGGCACCGGCTCCTACGACCCATCCTGGGCAAAGGGGGATTTCTTTGAAAATCTATCTGTATTTCCAGACACCGATTCGGACACTCTGGCAGATGCCTGGGAAATGGACCAATTCGGTAGCCTGTCGTTCGGCCCCGCAGCCAATACCGATGGTGATCCCTTCAGCCATGCCTTCGAATTTGTCGCTGGTATGAATCCGAATGCACCTGACGCCGACCCGTTGACTCTAACGTCTAGTTATGTCCAATTTACGCCACCAGCGGCAAGCGGTCCCGGCTACGACGGTC